In one window of Acidovorax sp. HDW3 DNA:
- a CDS encoding branched-chain amino acid ABC transporter substrate-binding protein, with the protein MNTSFRMKAVVAAMGAAGALFMAGAHAQIKIALVGPATGPVTQYGDMVKEGATTAVEMVNAAGGINGKKVELVVVDDACEPKQGPVAANRVINDKIHYVVGPVCSGATIAAAPIYNNEGVVVVTPSATSPALTEGKNFHFIFRTIGRDDQQGPAAAKFIAEKVKPKKVAVLHDKQSYGQGIAASVRDDLKKAGINVALFEGINAGDSDYSAVITKLKSAGIDFVYYGGYHPEMGLLLRQAGEQGLKVKMMGPEGVGNPEVNAIAGPAVEGMLLTLPADFSANPKNAAIVKAFKDKKRDASGAFQLTSYAAAQVILDSIKAVGDDPAKVAEHLHKATFETPLGAISWNKSGDLKSFDFQVFEWHKDGTKTVAK; encoded by the coding sequence ATGAATACCTCTTTTCGTATGAAAGCCGTGGTAGCAGCCATGGGCGCAGCAGGCGCCCTGTTCATGGCCGGCGCCCACGCACAAATCAAAATTGCGCTGGTCGGCCCCGCGACCGGCCCCGTGACCCAGTACGGTGACATGGTCAAAGAAGGCGCCACGACCGCTGTTGAAATGGTCAACGCCGCCGGTGGTATCAATGGCAAGAAGGTCGAGCTCGTCGTCGTCGATGACGCTTGCGAACCCAAGCAGGGCCCGGTCGCTGCCAACCGCGTGATCAACGACAAGATCCATTACGTCGTCGGCCCCGTGTGCTCGGGCGCCACCATTGCCGCTGCCCCGATCTACAACAACGAAGGCGTGGTCGTCGTCACCCCGTCGGCCACCTCGCCGGCGCTGACCGAAGGCAAGAACTTCCACTTCATCTTCCGCACCATCGGCCGTGACGACCAGCAGGGCCCCGCCGCCGCCAAGTTCATCGCCGAGAAAGTCAAACCCAAAAAGGTTGCCGTTCTGCACGACAAGCAGTCCTACGGCCAGGGCATTGCCGCCTCCGTGCGTGACGACCTGAAGAAGGCCGGCATCAACGTCGCCCTGTTCGAAGGCATCAACGCCGGCGACAGCGACTACTCCGCCGTCATCACCAAGCTCAAGAGCGCAGGCATCGATTTCGTCTACTACGGCGGCTACCACCCTGAAATGGGCCTGCTGCTGCGCCAAGCGGGCGAGCAGGGCCTGAAGGTCAAGATGATGGGCCCCGAGGGCGTGGGCAACCCCGAAGTCAACGCCATTGCCGGCCCCGCCGTCGAAGGCATGTTGCTGACACTGCCAGCCGACTTCTCGGCCAACCCCAAGAACGCCGCCATCGTCAAGGCCTTCAAGGACAAGAAGCGTGATGCTTCAGGTGCCTTCCAGCTGACTTCCTACGCAGCAGCGCAGGTCATCCTCGACAGCATCAAGGCCGTCGGTGACGATCCGGCCAAGGTGGCCGAGCACCTGCACAAGGCCACTTTCGAGACGCCTCTGGGCGCCATCAGCTGGAACAAGAGCGGCGACCTGAAGTCGTTCGATTTCCAGGTTTTCGAATGGCATAAGGACGGCACCAAAACGGTCGCCAAGTAA
- a CDS encoding SpoVR family protein, giving the protein MNLSLYPVLERRNGDNPWKVAATGERRQRSVPADLLPAGQRPAQPLPDPSDWTFELIERYHAVIAETAERFGLDTYPNQLEVITAEQMMDAYASVGMPVNYRHWSYGKEFLATERRYRRGHMGLAYEIVINANPCISYLMEENTTAMQALVIAHAAYGHNSFFKGNYLFRLWTDAGSIIDYLVYARDYMAQCEERYGWEAVEQLLDSCHALAHFGVDRYRRPSKKSLARERLERSEREAYAQQQVNELWRTLPVRPGKDAATQAQERFPCEPQENLLYFIEKNAPLLEPWQREIVRIVRKVAQYFYPQRQTQVMNEGWATFWHYTLMNTLYDEGWLTDGVMIEWLSSHTNVIYQPPVGHPAYSGINPYALGFGMYRDIQRICQAPTEEDRHWFPDIAGQPWLPTLDHAMRNFKDESFIGQFLSPHLMRSLRLFAIHDDTAQSELLVSAIHDEDGYRQLRQTLSQQYDLGTREPNIQVWNVNLRGDRSLTLRHTQYQGRPLGESTVEVLKHVARLWGFGVQIESVDGKGGNPVLLHRVAAPTG; this is encoded by the coding sequence ATGAACCTCTCCCTGTACCCCGTGCTTGAGCGGCGCAATGGCGACAACCCCTGGAAAGTCGCCGCCACCGGCGAGCGCCGCCAGCGCAGCGTGCCCGCAGACTTGCTGCCCGCCGGCCAGCGCCCGGCCCAGCCCCTGCCTGACCCGAGCGACTGGACGTTCGAGCTCATCGAGCGCTACCACGCCGTCATTGCCGAGACTGCCGAACGCTTTGGCCTCGATACCTACCCCAACCAGCTCGAAGTCATCACCGCCGAGCAAATGATGGACGCCTACGCCAGCGTGGGTATGCCCGTCAACTACCGCCACTGGAGCTATGGCAAAGAATTCTTGGCCACCGAGCGCCGCTACCGGCGTGGCCACATGGGGCTGGCCTACGAGATCGTCATCAACGCCAACCCCTGCATCAGCTACCTGATGGAAGAAAACACCACCGCCATGCAGGCGCTGGTGATTGCTCACGCCGCCTACGGCCACAACAGCTTCTTCAAAGGCAACTACCTGTTTCGCCTCTGGACGGACGCCGGCAGCATCATCGACTATCTGGTCTATGCCCGCGACTACATGGCCCAGTGCGAGGAGCGCTACGGCTGGGAGGCGGTCGAGCAGTTGCTCGACTCCTGCCACGCGCTGGCGCATTTTGGGGTCGATCGCTATCGCCGCCCGTCAAAGAAAAGCCTGGCGCGCGAGCGCCTGGAGCGCAGCGAGCGCGAAGCCTACGCGCAGCAGCAAGTCAACGAGCTTTGGCGCACTCTGCCCGTGCGCCCCGGCAAAGATGCCGCCACCCAGGCACAAGAGCGCTTTCCCTGCGAGCCGCAGGAAAACCTGCTGTACTTCATCGAGAAAAATGCCCCCCTGCTCGAACCGTGGCAGCGCGAGATCGTGCGCATCGTGCGCAAGGTGGCGCAATACTTCTACCCCCAGCGCCAGACCCAGGTGATGAACGAAGGCTGGGCCACCTTCTGGCATTACACGCTGATGAACACCCTCTACGACGAGGGCTGGTTGACCGACGGCGTGATGATCGAATGGCTGTCCTCGCACACCAACGTCATCTACCAGCCCCCGGTGGGCCACCCGGCGTACAGCGGCATCAACCCCTACGCCCTGGGCTTTGGCATGTACCGCGACATCCAGCGCATCTGCCAGGCCCCGACCGAGGAAGACCGGCACTGGTTCCCCGACATCGCCGGCCAGCCCTGGCTGCCCACGCTGGATCACGCCATGCGCAACTTCAAGGACGAGAGCTTCATCGGCCAGTTCCTGAGCCCGCACCTGATGCGCAGCCTGCGCCTGTTCGCCATCCACGACGACACCGCGCAAAGCGAGCTGCTGGTCAGCGCCATCCACGACGAAGACGGCTACCGCCAGCTGCGCCAGACCCTGTCGCAGCAGTACGACCTGGGCACGCGCGAGCCCAACATCCAAGTCTGGAACGTGAACCTGCGCGGCGACCGCAGCCTGACCCTGCGCCACACCCAATACCAGGGCCGCCCGCTGGGCGAGAGCACGGTGGAGGTGCTCAAGCACGTCGCCCGGCTGTGGGGCTTTGGCGTGCAGATTGAAAGTGTGGACGGCAAGGGCGGCAACCCCGTGCTGCTGCACCGGGTGGCGGCGCCGACGGGTTGA
- a CDS encoding YgiQ family radical SAM protein — protein MNALVDVSFFPRAAKPITSYKPFWAKRFGPAPFLPMSREEMAQLGWDSCDVILVTGDAYVDHPSFGMAVIGRTLEAQGFRVGIIAQPDWQSAEPFKVLGKPNLFWGVTAGNMDSMINRYTADRKIRSDDAYTPGAEGNHRPDRAAIVYSQRCREAYKDVPIVLGGMEGSLRRIAHYDYWSDKVRRSIVVDSKCDLLLYGNAERALVDIAHRLARREPIAHITDLRGTSFIRRPGDETSQGWMEIDSTEVDQPGPVEAHTNPYQTTSEQAAAQGASCAKEDAPDLIAGSACSTGASGQNASEKPLQFMPNPALVSKKALQREKTVIRLPSYEQVKSDPVLYAHASRVFHLETNPGNARALVQAHGEGATARDVWQNPPPIPLTTAEMDHIFDLPYARSPHPRYADEQGRHDGATKIPAWEVIRFSINIMRGCFGGCTFCSITEHEGRIIQSRSEDSILREIEDVRDKVQGFTGTISDLGGPTANMYRLGCRTPEIEAACRKPSCVYPGICQNLTTNHDPLISIYKKGRAIKGIKKILIGSGLRYDLAIQSPEYVKELVQHHVGGYLKIAPEHTEAGPLTKMMKPGIGNYDKFKVLFEKYTEEAGKKQFLIPYFIAAHPGTSDEDMMNLAIWLKKNGFRADQVQTFYPSTMATATAMYHTGINTLKGVHRDERGEKVDVVRGEKRRRLHKAFLRYHDPANWPLLRDALKAMGRADLIGNGKHHLIPTWQPLPGQCSKADKGKYHVIPTMALDSARQSAAQGKAQAQGQAKVQGAPGKKPQPGQLLTQHTGLPPRAGTRAPSAPRRPAAKR, from the coding sequence ATGAACGCCTTGGTTGACGTTTCCTTTTTCCCGCGCGCTGCCAAGCCGATCACCAGCTACAAGCCGTTCTGGGCCAAGCGCTTCGGCCCCGCGCCCTTCCTGCCCATGAGCCGCGAGGAGATGGCGCAGCTCGGCTGGGACAGCTGCGACGTGATCCTGGTCACGGGCGATGCCTATGTCGATCACCCGAGCTTCGGCATGGCCGTGATCGGGCGTACCTTGGAAGCGCAGGGCTTTCGCGTCGGCATCATCGCCCAGCCCGATTGGCAGAGCGCCGAGCCCTTCAAGGTGCTGGGCAAGCCCAACCTGTTCTGGGGCGTGACGGCGGGCAACATGGATTCCATGATCAACCGCTACACGGCCGACCGAAAAATCCGCAGCGACGACGCCTACACCCCCGGCGCCGAGGGCAACCACCGCCCGGACCGCGCCGCCATCGTCTACAGCCAGCGCTGCCGCGAGGCGTACAAGGACGTGCCCATCGTCCTCGGTGGCATGGAAGGCAGCCTGCGCCGCATCGCCCACTACGACTACTGGAGCGACAAGGTGCGCCGCTCCATCGTGGTCGATAGCAAATGCGACCTGCTGCTCTACGGCAACGCCGAGCGCGCGCTGGTCGATATTGCCCACCGCCTGGCGCGGCGCGAGCCCATCGCGCACATCACCGACCTGCGCGGCACCTCCTTCATCCGCCGCCCGGGCGACGAGACCAGCCAGGGCTGGATGGAGATCGACTCGACCGAGGTCGATCAGCCCGGCCCGGTGGAGGCACACACCAATCCCTACCAGACCACCAGCGAGCAGGCGGCGGCGCAGGGCGCGAGCTGCGCCAAGGAAGATGCTCCTGATTTGATAGCTGGTAGCGCTTGTTCTACGGGCGCTAGCGGCCAAAATGCCTCTGAAAAGCCACTGCAATTCATGCCTAACCCGGCGCTGGTGAGCAAAAAAGCCCTGCAGCGGGAGAAAACCGTCATCCGCCTGCCCAGCTACGAGCAGGTCAAGAGCGACCCCGTGCTCTACGCCCACGCCAGCCGCGTCTTTCACCTGGAGACCAACCCCGGCAACGCCCGCGCCCTGGTGCAGGCGCACGGCGAGGGCGCGACGGCGCGCGACGTGTGGCAGAACCCGCCGCCCATTCCGCTGACCACGGCGGAGATGGACCACATTTTTGATCTGCCCTACGCGCGCAGCCCGCACCCGCGCTACGCCGACGAGCAGGGCCGCCACGACGGCGCCACCAAAATCCCGGCCTGGGAGGTGATCCGCTTCTCCATCAACATCATGCGCGGCTGCTTTGGCGGCTGCACCTTCTGCTCCATCACCGAGCACGAGGGGCGCATCATCCAGAGCCGCTCCGAGGATTCCATCCTGCGCGAGATCGAGGACGTGCGCGACAAGGTGCAGGGCTTTACCGGCACCATCTCTGACCTGGGCGGGCCCACGGCCAATATGTACCGCCTGGGCTGCCGCACGCCCGAGATCGAGGCCGCCTGCCGCAAACCGAGCTGCGTTTATCCCGGCATCTGCCAGAACCTGACCACCAACCACGACCCGCTGATTTCCATCTACAAAAAGGGCCGGGCGATCAAGGGCATCAAGAAAATTCTGATTGGCTCGGGCCTGCGCTACGACCTGGCGATCCAGTCGCCCGAGTACGTCAAGGAGCTGGTGCAGCACCATGTGGGTGGCTACCTGAAGATTGCCCCCGAGCACACCGAGGCCGGGCCGCTGACCAAGATGATGAAGCCCGGCATCGGCAACTACGACAAGTTCAAGGTCTTGTTCGAGAAGTACACCGAGGAAGCCGGCAAGAAGCAGTTTTTGATTCCGTACTTCATCGCCGCCCACCCCGGCACCAGCGACGAGGACATGATGAACCTCGCCATCTGGCTGAAGAAAAACGGCTTTCGCGCTGACCAGGTGCAAACCTTTTATCCCAGCACCATGGCCACGGCCACGGCCATGTACCACACGGGCATCAACACCTTGAAGGGCGTGCACCGCGACGAACGCGGCGAAAAGGTGGACGTGGTGCGCGGTGAGAAGCGCCGGCGCCTGCACAAGGCCTTTTTGCGCTACCACGACCCGGCCAACTGGCCGCTGTTGCGCGACGCGCTCAAGGCCATGGGCCGCGCCGATTTGATCGGCAACGGCAAGCACCACCTCATCCCCACCTGGCAGCCACTGCCCGGCCAATGCAGCAAGGCGGACAAGGGCAAGTACCACGTCATACCGACCATGGCGCTCGACAGCGCACGCCAGTCGGCTGCGCAGGGCAAGGCGCAGGCGCAGGGACAGGCCAAGGTGCAAGGCGCACCGGGTAAAAAGCCGCAGCCCGGCCAGCTGCTGACGCAGCACACCGGCCTGCCGCCGCGCGCCGGCACACGTGCCCCGTCGGCACCGCGCCGGCCTGCAGCCAAGCGCTGA
- a CDS encoding high-affinity branched-chain amino acid ABC transporter permease LivM, with the protein MSTAIASSRPHWRQNLGHALIATVLTAIVVTPIFGLHLERAGMRTIIAQHWSSVAWACLLVFVVQMLRPYFAASKVRLPLPSLPSIPQRQRGIWLTVALLAAVTWPFFAGRNAVDIATLAMIYVMLGLGLNVVVGFAGLLDLGFVGFYAVGAYTYALLFHWAGWTFWEALPLAGAASALFGFVLGFPVLRLRGDYLAIVTLGFGEIIRLLLVNLVDWTGGPDGISSIPKPSVFGLELARSPSVEGATTFHQFFGLEFNSMHMVIFLYLMALLLAVVTLAISNRLIRMPIGRAWEALREDEIACRSLGLNPMKIKLSAFTLGAMFAGFGGAFFAARQGIVNPESFTFIESALILAIVVLGGMGSQLGVILAAILLTALPEVAREFAEYRMLIFGLVMILMMVWRPQGLLPMQRHHVEVK; encoded by the coding sequence ATGAGCACCGCTATCGCTTCCTCCCGCCCCCACTGGCGCCAGAACCTGGGCCATGCCCTGATCGCCACAGTGCTCACGGCCATCGTCGTCACGCCGATCTTTGGCTTGCACCTGGAGCGCGCCGGTATGCGCACCATCATCGCGCAGCACTGGAGCAGCGTCGCCTGGGCCTGTCTGCTGGTGTTCGTGGTGCAAATGCTGCGCCCCTACTTTGCCGCCAGCAAAGTGCGCCTTCCCTTGCCAAGCCTGCCCAGCATTCCGCAGCGCCAACGCGGCATCTGGCTGACGGTGGCACTGCTCGCCGCCGTTACCTGGCCGTTCTTTGCCGGCCGCAACGCCGTCGATATCGCCACCCTGGCCATGATTTACGTCATGCTCGGCCTGGGCCTGAACGTGGTCGTGGGCTTTGCCGGCCTGCTGGACCTGGGCTTTGTCGGCTTCTACGCCGTCGGCGCCTACACCTACGCCCTGCTGTTTCACTGGGCCGGCTGGACGTTCTGGGAAGCGCTGCCGCTGGCGGGTGCCGCCTCGGCCCTGTTTGGCTTTGTGCTGGGCTTTCCGGTGCTGCGCCTGCGCGGCGACTACCTGGCCATCGTCACGCTGGGCTTTGGCGAAATCATCCGCCTGCTGCTGGTGAACCTGGTCGATTGGACCGGCGGGCCCGACGGCATCTCCAGCATCCCCAAGCCCAGCGTCTTTGGCCTGGAGCTGGCGCGCAGCCCCTCGGTCGAAGGTGCCACCACCTTCCACCAGTTCTTCGGCCTGGAGTTCAACTCCATGCACATGGTGATCTTCCTGTACCTGATGGCGCTTTTGCTGGCGGTGGTCACGCTGGCCATCAGCAACCGCCTGATCCGTATGCCGATTGGCCGCGCCTGGGAGGCGCTGCGCGAGGACGAGATCGCCTGCCGCTCGCTCGGCCTGAACCCGATGAAGATCAAGCTCTCGGCCTTCACGCTGGGTGCCATGTTCGCCGGTTTTGGCGGCGCGTTCTTTGCTGCGCGCCAGGGCATCGTCAACCCGGAATCGTTCACCTTCATCGAATCGGCACTGATTTTGGCCATCGTCGTGCTCGGCGGCATGGGCTCGCAGCTGGGCGTGATCCTGGCGGCCATCTTGCTTACCGCCCTGCCCGAAGTGGCGCGTGAGTTTGCCGAATACCGGATGCTGATTTTCGGCCTGGTAATGATTTTGATGATGGTGTGGCGCCCGCAGGGCCTGCTGCCCATGCAACGCCACCACGTGGAGGTGAAGTAA
- a CDS encoding PrkA family serine protein kinase: protein MDAISHFTARYARGREEEMSIDEYLAECKRDPMVYATAAQRMLAAIGEPEMLDTRNDPQLSRLFANKVIRRYPAFAEFYGMEDAIEQVVSFFRHAAQGLEERKQILYLLGPVGGGKSSIAERLKYLMQKVPFYALKGSPVNESPLGLFDPQEDGPILQEQFGIPPRYLARVLSPWAVKRLEEYGGDIRQFRVIKRYPSILKQIAIAKTEPGDENNQDISSLVGKVDIRQLENFGQDDTDAYSYSGGLCLANQGLLEFVEMFKAPIKVLHPLLTATQEGNYKGTEGFGAIPFDGMVLAHSNESEWKAFRNNKNNEAFLDRIYIVKVPYCLRVSEEIRIYEKLIRESSLAQAVCAPGTLKMMAQFAILTRLKESENSSLFSKMKVYDGQSLKDTDPRAKSYQEYRDYAGVDEGMSGISTRFAFKILSKVFNYDSTEVAANPVHLMYVLEQQIGREQFPAELETKYTGFIKEYLSPRYAEFIGKEIQTAYLESYSEYGQNIFDRYVTYADYWIQDSEYRDTDTGEVFDRNALNAELEKIEKPAGIANPKDFRNEIVNFVLRARANHQGKNPAWTSYEKLRLVIEKKMFSNTEELLPVISFNAKASAEDARKHEDFVTRMESKGYTSKQVRLLCEWYLRVRKSS, encoded by the coding sequence ATGGACGCCATCAGCCACTTCACCGCACGTTACGCGCGGGGGCGCGAAGAGGAAATGTCGATTGACGAGTACCTGGCGGAATGCAAGCGCGATCCCATGGTGTACGCCACGGCAGCGCAGCGCATGTTGGCCGCTATTGGTGAGCCCGAGATGCTCGATACGCGCAACGACCCGCAGCTCTCGCGCCTGTTTGCCAACAAAGTCATCCGCCGTTATCCGGCCTTTGCCGAGTTCTACGGCATGGAGGACGCCATCGAGCAGGTGGTGAGCTTTTTCCGCCACGCGGCGCAGGGGCTGGAGGAGCGCAAGCAAATCCTCTACCTGCTCGGCCCCGTGGGCGGTGGTAAAAGCTCGATTGCCGAGCGCCTCAAGTACCTGATGCAGAAGGTGCCGTTCTACGCCCTCAAGGGCTCGCCGGTGAACGAGTCGCCCCTGGGCCTGTTCGATCCGCAGGAGGACGGCCCCATCCTGCAGGAGCAGTTTGGCATTCCGCCGCGCTATCTGGCGCGCGTGCTCTCGCCCTGGGCCGTCAAGCGGCTCGAAGAATACGGCGGCGACATTCGCCAGTTTCGCGTCATCAAGCGCTACCCCAGCATCTTGAAACAGATCGCCATTGCCAAGACCGAGCCGGGCGATGAGAACAACCAGGATATTTCCAGCCTGGTGGGCAAGGTCGATATTCGCCAGCTGGAAAATTTTGGCCAGGACGATACCGACGCCTACAGTTATTCGGGCGGCCTGTGTTTGGCCAACCAGGGTTTGCTTGAATTTGTGGAAATGTTCAAGGCCCCCATCAAAGTGCTGCACCCGCTGCTGACGGCGACGCAGGAGGGTAACTACAAGGGCACCGAGGGCTTTGGCGCCATTCCGTTCGATGGCATGGTGCTGGCGCACAGCAACGAGAGCGAGTGGAAGGCATTTCGCAACAACAAGAACAACGAGGCGTTTCTCGATCGCATCTATATCGTCAAGGTGCCGTACTGCCTGCGCGTGAGCGAAGAAATTCGCATTTACGAAAAGCTTATTCGGGAATCGTCGCTCGCGCAGGCCGTGTGCGCGCCGGGCACGCTCAAGATGATGGCGCAGTTTGCCATTCTTACGCGCCTGAAAGAGTCGGAAAACTCCAGCCTGTTCAGCAAAATGAAGGTCTATGACGGGCAAAGCCTCAAAGACACCGATCCGCGCGCCAAGAGCTACCAGGAGTACCGCGACTACGCCGGCGTCGATGAGGGCATGAGCGGCATCTCCACGCGCTTTGCCTTCAAAATTTTGTCCAAGGTATTCAACTACGACAGCACCGAAGTGGCGGCCAACCCGGTGCATCTGATGTACGTGCTGGAGCAGCAGATTGGGCGCGAGCAGTTTCCGGCCGAGCTGGAGACGAAATACACCGGATTTATCAAGGAATATCTCTCGCCGCGCTACGCCGAGTTCATCGGCAAAGAGATACAAACCGCTTACCTTGAAAGTTATAGCGAGTACGGGCAAAACATTTTTGACCGCTATGTGACCTATGCCGACTATTGGATTCAGGACAGCGAATACCGCGACACCGATACCGGCGAAGTATTTGATCGCAACGCCCTCAATGCCGAGCTGGAGAAGATTGAAAAACCCGCCGGCATTGCCAATCCCAAGGATTTTCGCAACGAAATCGTCAACTTTGTGCTGCGTGCGCGCGCCAACCACCAGGGCAAAAACCCGGCCTGGACGAGCTATGAAAAGCTGCGCCTGGTGATCGAGAAAAAAATGTTCTCCAACACCGAGGAGCTGCTGCCCGTCATCAGCTTCAACGCCAAGGCCAGCGCCGAGGATGCGCGCAAGCACGAAGATTTCGTCACCCGCATGGAATCCAAGGGCTACACCTCCAAGCAGGTGCGCCTGCTGTGCGAGTGGTACCTGCGCGTGCGCAAGAGCAGCTGA
- a CDS encoding YeaH/YhbH family protein — protein sequence MAMQIIDRRLAGKNKSVGNRERFIRRYKAQITESVRRAVGERDIRHIEQAENITIPKKNIQEPVFHHGRGGVRDMVHPGNSDYVRGDRIARPEGGAGGRGGQASDSGEGEDDFTFTLSKEEFMQLFFDDLALPRLLRTHLGDNPQWKNRRAGYNHDGTPNNLALLRTMRGALGRRIALTRQPQQHWQQLQQQLDALLAQDDGTSEEAAALQRQIQALKERVARVPYLDPIDLRFRAHTKVPVPNSQAVMFCVMDVSGSMDQARKDLAKRFFILLYLFLTRHYEKIDIVFIRHHTQASEVSEDEFFHSQETGGTVVSSALELLADTMRARYPVGDWNIYVAQASDGDNFTNDSGNCRNLLVDKILPLVRYFAYVQVAPEEQNLWEEYAQLLPLYPQFAMRKVADASEIYPVFRDLFKKEGVPV from the coding sequence ATGGCCATGCAAATCATCGACCGCAGACTCGCCGGCAAAAACAAGTCGGTGGGCAACCGTGAACGCTTCATCCGCCGCTACAAGGCGCAGATCACCGAGAGCGTGCGCCGCGCCGTGGGCGAGCGCGATATCCGCCACATCGAGCAGGCCGAGAACATCACCATCCCGAAGAAAAACATCCAGGAGCCGGTTTTTCACCATGGCCGGGGTGGGGTGCGCGACATGGTGCACCCAGGCAACAGCGACTACGTGCGTGGCGACCGCATTGCCCGCCCCGAGGGCGGCGCCGGCGGGCGCGGTGGCCAGGCCAGCGACAGCGGCGAAGGCGAGGACGACTTCACCTTCACCCTGTCCAAAGAGGAGTTCATGCAGCTCTTTTTTGACGACCTTGCGCTGCCGCGTCTGCTGCGCACGCACCTGGGCGACAACCCGCAGTGGAAGAACCGCCGCGCCGGCTACAACCACGACGGCACGCCCAACAACCTGGCGCTGCTGCGCACCATGCGCGGCGCCCTGGGGCGGCGCATTGCCCTGACCCGCCAGCCGCAGCAGCACTGGCAGCAGCTGCAGCAGCAGCTCGATGCCCTGCTGGCGCAGGACGACGGCACGAGCGAGGAGGCCGCCGCCCTGCAGCGCCAGATTCAGGCCCTGAAAGAGCGCGTGGCGCGGGTGCCGTACCTCGACCCCATCGACCTGCGCTTTCGTGCCCACACCAAGGTGCCCGTGCCCAACAGCCAGGCGGTGATGTTTTGCGTCATGGACGTCTCGGGCTCCATGGACCAGGCGCGCAAAGACCTGGCCAAGCGTTTTTTCATTCTGCTGTACCTGTTTTTGACGCGGCATTACGAAAAAATCGACATCGTTTTCATCCGTCACCACACCCAGGCGAGTGAAGTGAGTGAGGATGAATTTTTTCACTCCCAGGAAACCGGCGGCACCGTGGTCAGCAGTGCGCTGGAGCTGCTCGCTGACACCATGCGCGCACGCTACCCCGTGGGCGACTGGAATATCTACGTTGCCCAGGCCAGCGATGGCGACAACTTCACCAACGACAGCGGCAACTGCCGCAACCTGCTGGTGGACAAGATCCTGCCCCTGGTGCGCTACTTTGCCTACGTGCAGGTAGCCCCTGAGGAGCAAAACCTGTGGGAGGAATACGCCCAGCTGCTGCCCCTGTATCCGCAGTTTGCGATGCGCAAGGTGGCCGATGCGAGCGAGATCTACCCCGTGTTCCGGGATTTGTTCAAGAAAGAGGGGGTGCCGGTATGA
- the livH gene encoding high-affinity branched-chain amino acid ABC transporter permease LivH, translating to MSEFLPQLIQQLFNGLSLGAIYALIAIGYTMVYGIIGMINFAHGEIYMIGAYAGLVTLASLGTQSTLPIPVVIALMLLVAVLVTGVYGFVVEQVAYKPLRSSPRLVALISAIGMSIFLQNWVALGQGARDMAVPSLLPGALRFGEEGGFEIFVPYTRVLIIAVTVVLMIALTLYIRHSRMGRASRACSQDMHMAGLLGIDVNRVISFTFILGAVLAAVGGVLIALAVGKLNPFIGFIVGVKAFTAAVLGGIGSIPGAMLGGVLLGVAETFAAAYISSEYKDIVAFGLLVLILLFRPTGLLGKPEVEKV from the coding sequence ATGTCTGAATTCCTGCCGCAGCTGATACAACAGCTCTTTAACGGCCTGTCGCTCGGAGCGATCTATGCGCTGATTGCCATTGGCTACACCATGGTGTACGGCATCATCGGCATGATCAACTTCGCGCACGGCGAAATTTACATGATCGGTGCCTACGCCGGCCTGGTCACCCTGGCCAGCCTGGGCACGCAAAGCACACTGCCTATTCCAGTGGTCATCGCCCTGATGCTATTGGTGGCGGTGCTGGTGACCGGGGTGTACGGCTTTGTCGTCGAGCAGGTGGCCTACAAGCCCCTGCGCAGCAGCCCCCGCCTGGTGGCGCTGATCTCGGCCATCGGCATGTCGATCTTTTTACAAAACTGGGTGGCCCTGGGCCAAGGCGCGCGCGACATGGCCGTGCCCTCGCTGCTGCCAGGCGCACTGCGCTTTGGCGAAGAGGGTGGCTTTGAAATTTTCGTGCCCTACACGCGCGTGCTCATCATCGCCGTCACCGTGGTGCTGATGATTGCCCTGACGCTGTACATCCGGCACTCGCGCATGGGCCGCGCCAGCCGCGCCTGCTCGCAGGACATGCACATGGCCGGGCTGCTCGGCATCGACGTCAACCGCGTGATCTCCTTCACCTTCATCCTCGGCGCCGTGCTGGCGGCCGTGGGCGGCGTGCTGATTGCGCTCGCCGTGGGCAAGCTCAACCCCTTCATCGGCTTCATCGTCGGCGTCAAGGCGTTCACGGCAGCCGTGCTCGGCGGCATTGGCTCGATTCCCGGCGCCATGCTCGGCGGCGTGCTGCTGGGCGTGGCCGAGACCTTTGCGGCGGCTTATATCTCGTCGGAATACAAGGACATCGTGGCCTTTGGCCTCTTGGTGCTGATCTTGCTGTTCCGCCCCACGGGCCTGCTGGGCAAACCTGAAGTGGAGAAAGTCTGA